A stretch of DNA from Thunnus thynnus chromosome 16, fThuThy2.1, whole genome shotgun sequence:
AGGATCTGCTTTGAGAATAAAATATCTTAGCCATTATGTTCATGTATAACAACAGTTCAGcaataaaagtagaaaattgATTGAAATCTTTGACATTATGTGGAATTATTAATAATTGtcttttcattctgtttcatattattattattattattattattattattattattattattattattattattattgttattactattgttgttgttatgttatGCCTATTAATAAATTATAGCGTTTGGttttattcaaacaaaacagatcATGTGACATAAAagtcatatatttattttcaagcATTGACTATATATACAGAATTATTATACAGTCAATGAACAGTAGTTGTATTTATGAATAGAATATTTACCTCATGGATggttaatttaatcatttttgccCTTGCTGGGAAGATAAAGTTTTATCTATATtgaacaaactgtaaaaagaaaaaaaagaaaaagtgggCCTCCGGGCGTCCAGACGTTCAGCGGACCTGATCACATGGTAGTTTTTGCGCATGCGTGATGTGCTGGGGGGCTGATGGAGAGAAGATGCCCACTGCCATCATCCCTGTGTAGCGCAGGACAGCTGCAAACCGGTCATATTTACCGCAGATATCACAGACTCAGCTGCATGTTAGTAGTGTGATACAAGAAGCTCGATGTCTGTGGCAAATGCGAAACACACTGTCCTGAATCCGGTAAGcggcttattattattattattattgttactattattatcattattattattattattatctacaCCAGTCCTCTGATGCCATCATGCAATGATCAATAGACCCTCATGCAGCTTAAAATACAGCTGAAttgtcagtatgtgtgtatgtggcctGCACACAGTCTAACTAATCAGGTTGTATCAGACGACAAATGTTTATTCTAGCTGGTAAAGAAAGTACGTTTCATTTTGGCTCCTCATGTTCGGCAGCACGTCTTCAGTTGCTGTCACAGTCAGTGTTCAGTGATTTAACGTCAACTCTCCACCTCAGGTGATCCCATACACAGGGCCCATACCTGGAGGCCTGCACCCTGGGgagatcatcatcatccaggGCACAGTGGCCCCAGATGCTGAcaggtagttttttttaatcgaCGGCAGCCCTTTATAGGGATTTTTCATTAGTTTAGATTAATTTCAGCTCAGCTATGACTTTCCATTTTTACTTGCTGTCCTCCagctggaggtcagaggtcagtagGTTTGGCTACAGAACAGGACCTCAATATCTCCCTCAAAGAAACTTAAGCATTATCAGGACCTTTCGAGAATTCTCCAGAGCCAATATTTGCCGCTGGGCCCCTGTTGACCCTCCACCTACCACCTGTGTTATTGTATATGTATCCTGTCACCATAAAGTACATTGAACACAGCAGGCGACACATGACAGCTTTACTATTTGCCCCAAGACCAACCAGTGCTCCTCTCCTGGAGTAACACTGACTGCTTTTTGTGTGTCAGttgttgtaaattaatttaacacAACCCTATTTAAGAATATGCACCATGTGAgaacaatataaactaaaatcaCCAATTTgaaggttcattcttgactttggaaacagcagtttgacTGAAGCTTTTTCTAGAGCTTTAAAGCTACTTAAGTCatgattttatttgtcaaactaaaataataatgaatggaaactagattttgacacagtgAGGTAATAATGCATAATGTTAGTATTGTATTTCATGGGTTCTCACTCCCTGcagttaatcaaattaccaaaacCCTACAACATGTAGTCACCCTGGATCTTTTGGGGCCAGGGAACAGTTGCCCACTCTGTCCGGTTGTGCTCTTTCTGCAGGTTTCAGATCGACCTGTCGAGCGGCTGCAGCACCAAACCGCGCTCTGACGTCGCCCTCCACTTCAGCCCTCGCTTCAGAGGCTCACCCTGCGTGGTATGTAACTCTCTGCTGGAGGAGAGCTGGGGCAAAGAGGAGACGCTGCATCAGCTGCCCTACAAACGCGGGGCACCCTTCGAGACCATCATCTTGGTACATGAAGACATCTTTAAGGTGAAAGAAGGATGAAGTCATCTGCACCTGCAAACTGAAGTAATGGCATAATAGGATACTAAAATACTTATCTTCACCCACAGGTGGCAGTAAATGGTACCCACCTGCTGGAATACAAGCACAGAATCCCGCTAAACAGGGTCGACACGTTTTCTATTTCTGGGAAAGTCAGGGTGCATGCTATTGGCTATATCCCAAATTCAGTAAGTACATTCACATCCCTTGTTTCCTTTATTTGTTTCTCACATGCTGGTTAGATCTAAATCTGTGTTCCTTTTATAGATGTATCTCTTTAATAATTTCTAAATTTGACTTTTCTCCCTTATAGGCAATATATTCAGAATCAGGTGACCTGGTGAGTTTTTCCCCTTTGCATCATCTACATAAAATCTCTTTGCATAATTGTGCCCAGTGTCTTGTGATGCCACTAAGCCTGGATCACACTTCCTGAATTATTCCTTTGTCTGTGCGGTGCTGACGGTACATTTTCAGCATTCTGGACTTAAAAGatcattctggtttattacaacttgagtCTCATTTTtgtgataacattgtactcactgaagtaattgctgagatttaggaacagaaaacaacatctgactgctcatgtttcttgcaCCGTATGACTTCTTTTTAAACGATGATGCTGTTTCCAGAATGTGGCAAAgcttgtaataaactggaactacttttattattttcataccAGTAAATATTCCCTTTGTCTCTGTTATTGATAGTGTACACATAATACTCTAACCTCACTGCATGCAAACTattttttccttgctgtaaggGGGCTTACTCTTTCCCTGCTGCACCAGAAACAATGCATTTTACACTTGTGTGAACATCTGCAACTGGTttggaataaacagaaaaagttTATAGTATGTTGGGCTGTGCCTGCCCTGCACTGAACGCCGAACATCAGAGCAATGACATCAGAGGTGTTGctaaaaatcactttaaatgtacattttaagaGGATGTTACAGTTATATTCTCTGACATTTCAGAGCCTCCCTTACAAAGGCAGTATACTCAAAGGACTGAACCATGGACAGCACATCACAATCAAAGGACAGGTCAGCACGTATCCTCACAGGTAAAGTGAGAACTGATGGAATTTGCCttgacataaaaacaatctgATGTGCATGTCTTACTGATTTGTTGGACTACAAAACAACTCAAATGATATTTCCCTGTTGCAAAATCAGGTCaagaaatatttacaaaaaaaagaaagaaaaagatttacCTTTTTATCCGTCTCTTCCAGTTTTACAGTCAACCTCCGCAACAGTAGGACGGAAAACATTGCTCTCCATCTGAACCCCCGCATGAAGTCGGGCTTGTTCATCAGGAACTCGTACCTGAGTGAATCCTGGGGTCAGGAGGAGCGGGAGCTGCCCTTCTTCCCCTTCTCTTCAGGGGATTACTttgaggtaaaaaaaacccccaaaaaacatacaactaattctgttgttttctgctgtcAACTATATTGGATGTTTAtctctttatgtgtgtaatATAAAGTTGTCTGATTGCaaagtggttgttttttttgtcagattctTATCCTCTGTCAGCCCCATCAGTTCAAGCTGGCAGTGAACGGCTCACACTTGTTTGAGTTCAGACATCGGGTGCAGGACCTGAGCAGCATCGACCAGCTGGAGATCATGGGAGACCTGGAGCTCACCGACGTCAAACTGTGGTGACTCGGGGGTCCAGACTTGCACAGAAGCCAGCGTTACACAGTTGTGGTCTGGTAATTGATGCTATGTTAGCTTAGCCACAATGACCCAGATGATGAATGCTGAATACAGCTTTTAGTCTTACAGCAACCGCAGGTCACTGATGTTAAGCTAGTCTAGCATTTTTGGTGATAGAGGACCAGGGATACTGTAGGTCCTGCCATGGACTGAAAAGGTCCATGTTTCCAGCTCTGGCTAGAGGACTGATGCATGAGAGTTAGCTGTGTTGGAGCGTCAGGCTGTGAGCCACCATGACTGTTTACAGCTACAAGTTAGGATTGCCTTGGTTCATTTCTTATACTGTCTCTTGTGCATCTCTGCTGTGATACACCCTGTTTAGTGCACTGTACAATTAAAATGGAGAATATGTCTAAATGTCAATAAGCATTTTAGCTCTGGCTTTGCTTAAATGCCAAGATTGTCAGcaaatattaaataaagaaTGAAACGGAAGGTTTCCATTTTTTTAGCGAGGCCAAACTCAGACTAATTTACTGTacagttaatttaaaaacacttctAAATATTTCTCATGAATAATTAGTAGTGGTTATCATTGATTTATTTAGAAAATTTTAAGATTCTTAAAGTGCAGTTTTCATCTAcaaattttataaataaaattgtaatttCATTGGATGTGCCTCTTTAGGACATGcccacattattattattattttaatcaatCTTTTATCAAGGTCGTAATCCTCAGGAACATCTCCATGATAACATCTCATGCATCTGACGGTTAAATCAATTCAATATGTAATGGTGCAACTGAGATCAAGCACAGTGCAGTACAGGGTTAAGAAGAAACTATTTCAATTATCTACTGtaataaatgacattttgcaACCTTTATGCAAGCTATAGAACATAGAAACCATGACCGTCTCCTGTCTTGCTGCTCTCCTGCTCAGTGCTGCAATGATCCATCCTGCTcccaaatgaaaagaaaattccaggttgaaaaaaaaaaaaaaaaaacttttctttttcaatgtcattgttttttgaattgtttgttgtaattgttgtaaaatatgtatgaaaAATCTTCCCTGTGTAtcataaattatttaataacaaataaatgtgttccCATTATCGCTTTTGTATCCATTGTTTGAGTGTGGATGGTTTGTATTTAACTTAGAAACCAGGTGACTGTATTTGTGTCTGATCATTTTATGTTTCGTTCAGATACTGTATGAAATTAAAGCTGCCATAACTTTTCTTTAGTGGtttaatgtaatgaaaaaacTGCACCATTAACAGCAGTTCTCCTGCTCAACCACAAGGTGCCAGAAGAGGATTAAATACTGGTTGACCACCTTATACTAAAAATCCAGCCTGCCAGTACAGGGAAATGTGTTCTTTGTGGCTTAAGAAAGCTTAATTCCCTCTTTAAAGGCACATAAAAATAACTGGAAACAGGCCTCTTGTTTCAGTCTGTACATCTCCTCAAAGGTTAGTGCTTGAGGTCTCAGCAGGAGGGCAATGAATGGGAGACTAAATTGCCTAAAACAAGCCTCAACTTTGACAATATTCATCAGAAACGCttgttttaaatctgtctcGTTTAGATCCAATGACCACAGGCGTCAGTCACAAGATAAACCTTTAAGGATATGTTATCACCACATGACTCTCATATTAGCACACATTATGTCGTCTAAACCTCAATATTATTGCAATGATATCTGATAAAAAGTAGGCGTTTTTATTAATATCCACAGGAAATATAATCATTTGTAAGATTTGTAATAACCATGGCACAAGACAACAGTCTCTTATTTTTTAACATAGAAAAAGCAGGATGATATGCAACATGACATCAACCATTGCACTGCTGAGAATGTCcaagaaaaaaaggcaaaagacaCTGTCCAATCAGCAACAGGCAAATAGGCTAAAgtttgttttacaaaaaaaacctgtcagACCTGTGATccactgacagaaaaaacagctttttgacCAAAAATGTCATGTACTGTCAAAACATACActctttttttgcttgaaatatCTGAGACTCACAGACATACGCCACATTGAAAAACTAACTTCCCTGTGTGGTTTCCAGGAGCTAATGGACTTTGCTTCCCTtgaagtaaaaaagaaaaaaagagaagtgtaTGTCTGAGTTGTCATACACACCACCACATCAGGAACCATCTCTCCCAATTCCAGCAGAGAGGTTTGGCAAGACATTGGCTAAGGACAACTGGTTTCACTTCGGTTCTGTTAAATTCCATTCAGTTTCTAGCAGCTGAATTTAAACCACAGCCTTTTTCAGTTCTCCAGTCCTgctgaggagagaaagaaatgctTTAACTCAGCATGAGAGCTAGCTGGTCCAAATGTGCCTCAGGAGGGTTTCAGGATTTGAATGCATGTTTTCAGAAGGGAGGAGGTGGTACATCCTATTGTCAGACGGAGCTGAGCTTTACCAGTCCTCTGACAGAGTCCTCGTGTAACGAGTCCTGGCTGGCTGGGTTGTAGAAGCCAGCCTGCATGGTATGGCTGTGGCCTAGGGGGCTGCCGCAGGGAAGCATACCCGGCGGCGAGGGCACTTCCTCTGGGGTAAGAAAGTGGTGGTGGGCCACCGGGTCCTGGAGGGGGTggctgtggttgtgtgtgtggctgtgtccATGGATTGGCAGCATGTCGGTGGTCTCGTGGCAGCTGAGGCTGGGCGTGGAGGTTGGAGGGGTGGGCTGACCGAGAGGGAGCGAAGTGCACGGGCCGCCCAGGGCGAGGGAGGTGCGGCCGGGTAGAGAGCCTCCGTTTTCCGGGGAGGTCGTCAGGATGACTGGTTcgctgctctgctgctggaggagaggTGTGGCGGCGGCCTGCAAAACGAATTTGGTGCTCTGAATGCACTGGTCTTGGTCACACTGAGAGAAAGCAGCAGAAAGCAGAGAGGAACAGGAGAACGATATGGGAGGGGATGAGATAGATCAGGTGTCAGAGTGAAggacagaaatagaaacaaataaGAGGAGAGGAAGCGTGGAGAATTAGATAGAGGAGTAGAGAAGGATCAAGGAAAATAGAATATATGAAAAGACAACAGAGGAGGGGATAGGTGATTGGataagggagagaaaaagatgtaGATGTTAGTACCCCTGTTAGAATGCAGAGCCACACTAAGAACCCGCACCAGCTAGTGCATCCACCCCAGAGCTGAAGTCAATAGGCAAAGTTGAAAACACAGGGTTATTAAGTCACTGCCTCATGGCTTATTGATCTCTATTGCATTGCTTTAGAATGGAAATCACATGTCTAAAACCGGAGCAGGGCAACTGGGTTAGGACGCGACCCGTTATCAATACCATACATTAACTACAGGGAGGTTAGTTTTAACCCTTTATCACCACAGAGCGACTGTGTATTAGAGACCAGTTACAGATGAAAGAGCTCTAGTCGTGCAGAGGTGACAGTAATTTAAAAGCCTCCCTCCATCCCACACCACTCCCAAAGTCTGACTGACAAGAAAATTACAGCGCAAAGATTTGTCCCGGATATCTCACCTTCCTGTCTCAATCTCACTGACCTAAAAAGAGCAGATTACAGATGTGATTTTAACAGAAGTTGAGCTGCCTTTGACAGTAAAAGAGATGTATTACCAATCCTCTTATCAGCTGTACGTATCAACTGCTCTCCACTTATCACCTTTACGGGTTTGGCTTCTGTCCAGGTTGTTGAAAAGACTAATTCGATGTAGGTTTATTGGACTAACACTCACCGCCACATTAGCACCGAGCTACTTTACTGACACTGTGttggatatttaaaaaaaaaatagtgaggggaaagagagaTACAGCTCTGtccttctatttcttctttctggCCCACTCATGTTTTATAAACAGTCATAGCCAGACTGACTCAGCACTGTCCATCCCCCCATagcagacagatacacacacacacacacaactacaagGAACAATATGTACATGGACTGTTGATAGACTAACCTTGGATAGCAGGTAGCAAGTGCAGCAGCATAAGGCCTTGTTTTGGTTGGCTTTCACACGTGGCGGTGATGACACAACAAGGATAGGAGGTTTTCTTATCTCTCCTAAAAACTGTAatcttacatttacattttatactcGGCTCATACCTCAATTTCGTGACTGAGCTGTGTGCAGTAGTCAACATGACATAAGACAGTGGCAGCGGGTCAACAAACACAACCCATATAAATGTGTGGAGGGACAGAAATACTACATTCTCctgtaaagctgcaacaatctacaactattttgataattgattaatcgtttagtccatttttaagcaaaattctctgattccagcttgttcaatgtgaagatttgctgcttttcattgtttttttttttaaaatcattgtaaatgtgatatttttggtTTCTGGACTgttaataaaacaagacatttgaagccATCATCTAGGATATAGTGAAAATGTGATGGacaattttcaatattttctgacattgtatagacaaaatgaataatcaattaattggaaaaaaacaatcagcagatttatgaaaataattggcgattgttaattaattagttaattgacagaaagataattgccaactatttgatgattaatcatttaagtcattttccaggcaaaaatgtcaaatatgatcTTGTTCCAGCCTCTCAATTATAagtatttgatcctttttttgtattatgtgaATATCTTAAGGTCTGGGAGTGTCAATTGGACAAAAcggttttcactattttctaacattttacagaccaaatagtattttgataataaaaataatcattagttaaaGCCCTTCTCTCCAGTCACTTTGAGTAATTCAAATCAGTTTGTGTAAGATTGTCCTTCACAGCTTACAGAACAATTATAGATGTGTTTAATTCAATAATTGCAAGGTCATGTAGATCATAAACACAATCTTGTACAAATAAAGTGAAAGATCTCCCAAAGCTGCCACCAtttatgttgcatttttaaacaACCCTTGAGATGAGATGATTAAATCCAGCCACAAAATGGGAGATTACAACCATCTGTGTTATTCCTGACAACATACCACTGTCTGCTGTCACCGAGTGGTAATAAGTCTTATATGTATCTTATACATAAGTTTGTACAAGGTTGTTAAAACATCAGAACTTTAGATTCAGTGATCCAAGAATTTAAACTGGCCTGagcaacacaaacaagaaaCTACCACCTTTAGTTCATTATATcatcattaataaaaaataaattaacaagcTCTAAATATTGATTGTCCCCATCTGTAAGAGGGGCAGAAAAAAGCATGTTGGGGATTCTGGGTGAGAGTAACACCATCAGTCATGACTGAAGTGAGTTGACTGAGTGGTGAAACTGTAAACCAGGCTGTGGGTTGTCAGTCCCTCATCACTCACTGTGCAATTATCAACAAGGAAGTGGTGGTTGATGAAGTTGTGCTGCGTGCGTCTGTGTATTGTATAAAAATAGCTGACAgctcaaaaaaaggaaaataacaaaaagaggaaggaagaaagaagacGTAAAATAGAAATATGTACAAGGCCATATGCAAATTGTGTACCATGAGGTTAAAGGACAAATTATAACAGAAGATATTTTCTCATATCCAGCCATGTTtatagtgtttgttttatttataatggCATTTAATGGAATTTTGTTTGCAGTGCACCTAGATATCTACTGATCACCATTATTACtaatgattaatctgtcaattattctattcaattaattgattaattgtttagtctaaaaatgttttgtccaaccaacagtccacataTAATTGTTAAGAAACAAGATCAAAGCtggaaaccagagaatatttgacatttttgctttataaatGACTATTAGCATATAAATTATGACTATTAGAATGGTTGCCTATTTTCTAAAGATCGATCATTTGAAATTGATAAATAATTCCAGTATAATCTGAAAAAtcaggacaaaaacaaacaaacaaataaatacttaTAGAGGCAAGTGAGCAAATccattttttgtaatttggttgAACCGACCCTTTAACTGAAGGATTATGATGACTGCTCTGGATCACATTGTGTCTTCTTTCCCCCCTGAATCAAACCCCGAGTGCAGGTTTTATAGTATTGAGGTATAATGTGACACCATATTACACACGTTATGGTTGCcatgttaccatggcaaccacttACAAGGCTTCTACATACCTTTGTCGTTTTAAGCTTTAAGCTTTGTGCCTCACAAAGAACCGGGCCCTTCATTGATTATTAATTCAAATGCGACCTCCACAAATTTACCAACACAGTccttaaaacagtttttatgtgCGGCAGGCATCAGTCATTccttacatttttatctttgtgtGAGTACTTATCAGTttcttgttgaaaaaaaaaaaaaaaaagaccactgtgaaaaaaaagaatatttctCTTGTCATCTGtaggtttaaaaatgttaaactatgtACAATTTATTGTATGTAACATGTTCGATTCACTGTCTACTGATGAGGACTCTCCTTGTCTTTAGTTGACGGCAGGCAAATT
This window harbors:
- the LOC137199769 gene encoding galectin-8-like gives rise to the protein MSVANAKHTVLNPVIPYTGPIPGGLHPGEIIIIQGTVAPDADRFQIDLSSGCSTKPRSDVALHFSPRFRGSPCVVCNSLLEESWGKEETLHQLPYKRGAPFETIILVHEDIFKVAVNGTHLLEYKHRIPLNRVDTFSISGKVRVHAIGYIPNSAIYSESGDLSLPYKGSILKGLNHGQHITIKGQVSTYPHSFTVNLRNSRTENIALHLNPRMKSGLFIRNSYLSESWGQEERELPFFPFSSGDYFEILILCQPHQFKLAVNGSHLFEFRHRVQDLSSIDQLEIMGDLELTDVKLW